The region TCCGCTGCCAGTGTCGCTCGGCCGCACCGATGACGCGATGTGGCGGGTCTCCGTCAGCCTTGCCACGGCGGCGATGTCGTATGATTTCGTCGCCCAACCTGCGGATGAGGATCAGCTTTCGACCCTATGCCATTGGCAGGCCACTGATCCTGCATCCGTGTTCGTGCAGAACCTGACCGTGCAGAGGCGGCTTGCAGGCAATTACCTGATGCTCAGGGGCAAGGTGCTGACGGTTGTGGGGGCGCATGGCGAAGAGCGGCGTGAACTGGGTTCCGCCGGGGAACTGGTCAGCAC is a window of Novosphingobium sp. THN1 DNA encoding:
- a CDS encoding arylamine N-acetyltransferase, whose protein sequence is MCLLVQCDGPKLVDAGFGSWLGAPVPLEQGQWLHDPLPVSLGRTDDAMWRVSVSLATAAMSYDFVAQPADEDQLSTLCHWQATDPASVFVQNLTVQRRLAGNYLMLRGKVLTVVGAHGEERRELGSAGELVSTLRELFLIDVPEAADLWPAIEARHERLFGPQAAPTT